In the genome of Aspergillus luchuensis IFO 4308 DNA, chromosome 2, nearly complete sequence, one region contains:
- a CDS encoding putative C2H2 transcription factor (Con7) (COG:K;~EggNog:ENOG410PN3N;~InterPro:IPR039327,IPR013087;~go_process: GO:0006355 - regulation of transcription, DNA-templated [Evidence IEA]) has protein sequence MDNRPASEYAQSGSHYPYPPSAATHSELPVADQASAAATAQYTPQTEVRPTPQYTPQPEVRPAANISSSNTPQSDYGLNQPPAARSPAYHEYIGRPPQYHHAPNTQAGGAAGMAQATNPSIAASSPTYPPPYSPYQPQGHDMAQYQGHPPPPPQMYTRPEWSHGYGQHQHGLPGPYTTPATTVGPASPAATAGPRPGQVYSFVPIPGAQQHKRPRRRYEEIERMYKCGWNGCEKAYGTLNHLNAHVTMQSHGAKRTPEEFKEIRKEWKARKKEEEAQRKAAEERERAAAAQAAQANQVDAPNPADPAQAGQPPAYPGGVRPQLPPIGYQPADGQVPGQYGAGAGGMVYQGNGQMAYPPNYPHSPYGQTGQVYQPQNQSTSYPQ, from the exons ATGGACAACAGACCTGCCTCGGAGTACGCGCAGTCAGGTTCGCATTATCCATATCCACCGTCTGCTGCGACCCATTCTGAACTCCCAGTTGCAGACcaggcttctgctgctgccactgctCAATACACCCCTCAGACTGAGGTCCGCCCTACTCCTCAGTACACTCCTCAACCCGAGGTCCGCCCCGCCGCCAATATTTCGTCCTCCAACACGCCGCAGTCAGACTACGGTCTGAACCAGCCGCCCGCCGCGCGCTCTCCTGCTTACCACGAGTACATCGGCCGCCCGCCTCAATACCACCACGCGCCCAACACCCAAGCCGGTGGAGCGGCAGGTATGGCTCAAGCAACAA ATCCCTCAATCGCGGCATCCAGCCCCACCTATCCTCCTCCCTACTCTCCCTACCAGCCCCAGGGTCACGATATGGCACAATACCAGGGGCatcccccgccgccgcctcagaTGTATACGCGTCCGGAATGGTCGCATGGGTATGGACAACATCAACACGGTCTGCCTGGACCTTATACCACTCCTGCCACAACGGTTGGTCCCGCCTCCCCTGCTGCGACCGCAGGGCCGCGCCCTGGCCAG GTATACTCCTTCGTTCCCATCCCTGGCGCGCAGCAGCACAAGCGGCCCCGTCGTCGGTATGAGGAGATCGAGCGGATGTACAAGTGTGGGTGGAACGGATGTGAGAAGGCGTATGGTACGCTGAACCATCTGAACGCCCACGTCACGATGCAGTCCCATGGCGCCAAGCGCACTCCCGAAG AGTTCAAGGAGATCCGCAAAGAGTGGAAGGctcggaagaaggaggaagaggcccAGCgcaaggctgctgaggagcgCGAGcgtgctgccgctgctcaAGCTGCCCAGGCCAACCAGGTCGACGCACCCAACCCGGCGGATCCCGCCCAGGCTGGACAACCACCTGCCTACCCTGGTGGTGTTCGTCCTCAATTACCTCCCATTGGATATCAACCTGCCGACGGTCAGGTACCGGGGCAGTacggagctggagccggagGTATGGTGTATCAGGGCAATGGGCAGATGGCATACCCGCCAAACTACCCTCATTCCCCTTATGGACAGACCGGTCAAGTGTACCAGCCAC AAAACCAATCGACCAGCTACCCGCAATAG